Proteins from one Triticum aestivum cultivar Chinese Spring chromosome 7A, IWGSC CS RefSeq v2.1, whole genome shotgun sequence genomic window:
- the LOC123153215 gene encoding uncharacterized protein, with product MNLVWAFGIGDPASPVSQLRRLISAAAPVVSPNPSFAVENYLVDTCGLTGAQALKASAKLNYLRSPSNPDAVLAFLVGLGLSSAHVAALVAKDPKFLCAGVERTLAPVVLGLTGLGLSHPEIARLVSLGGAQFRCRSIVSSLQYYLHLFGSAEKLFRALKYGSCLLSSDLELVIKPNVAFLEECGLGACDIAKLCTYAPWLLSTKLERLQAMVACAEGIGVPRGSGMFRQALQVAFYGEEKITAKVDHLKNMFRWSDAEVRIAVCKAPMVLTLSKDLLQRKSEFLVSEVGLEPAYIAHRLTLLTYSLEGRLRPRYYAVKFLKENGLLDHGRDYYAAVVLREKVFMEKFICPHKKAAPQLAKDYAAACRGEVPARFRFT from the exons ATGAATCTGGTCTGGGCGTTTGGGATTGGTGAT CCCGCCTCTCCCGTCTCCCAGCTCCGCCGCCTCATCTCTGCCGCCGCGCCCGTCGTCTCCCCGAACCCTAGCTTCGCGGTGGAGAACTACCTCGTCGACACCTGCGGCCTCACCGGGGCCCAGGCACTCAAGGCCTCCGCCAAGCTCAACTACCTCAGGTCCCCCTCTAATCCCGACGCCGTCCTCGCCTTCCTCGTCGGCCTCGGCCTCTCCAGCGCTcacgtcgccgccctcgtcgccaaGGACCCCAAGTTCCTCTGCGCCGGCGTGGAGAGGACCCTGGCCCCCGTCGTCCTCGGGCTCACCGGCCTCGGTCTCTCGCATCCTGAGATCGCGCGCCTCGTCTCGCTCGGCGGCGCCCAGTTCCGTTGTAGATCTATCGTCTCCAGCCTACAGTACTACCTGCACCTCTTCGGCTCCGCCGAGAAGCTCTTCCGGGCGCTCAAGTACGGCTCCTGCCTTCTCTCGTCCGACCTTGAGCTTGTGATCAAGCCCAACGTCGCGTTCCTGGAGGAGTGCGGGCTCGGCGCTTGCGATATTGCCAAGCTGTGCACCTACGCGCCATGGTTGCTTAGCACCAAGCTGGAGCGTCTCCAGGCAATGGTCGCATGCGCCGAAGGCATAGGCGTGCCTCGGGGCTCCGGGATGTTCAGGCAAGCGCTGCAGGTCGCATTCTACGGCGAGGAGAAGATCACAGCCAAAGTGGACCACTTGAAGAACATGTTCAGGTGGTCGGATGCTGAGGTGCGCATTGCTGTTTGCAAAGCTCCAATGGTGCTGACGTTGTCCAAGGACCTGCTGCAGAGGAAGTCAGAGTTCCTGGTCTCTGAAGTTGGGTTGGAACCGGCATACATTGCTCATCGGTTGACATTGCTCACTTACAGCCTAGAGGGCCGGCTAAGGCCCCGGTACTATGCTGTAAAGTTTCTTAAGGAAAATGGATTGCTAGATCATGGACGAGACTACTATGCTGCAGTTGTGCTGCGCGAGAAGGTATTCATGGAGAAGTTCATATGCCCTCACAAGAAAGCTGCACCGCAACTCGCCAAAGACTATGCAGCAGCTTGCAGAGGGGAAGTGCCGGCTAGATTCAGATTTACATGA
- the LOC123149653 gene encoding potassium channel KOR1 isoform X1, whose protein sequence is MARGARSRRTPAGEEDAEKEYEVDVEPDRWKSSSSRNSRLELMGRLPPLRRLSRIPGAADADAGGGFLRGLVIHPDNKLYRSWTRFIVGWAVYSSFLTPFEFGFFRGLPKKLFFLDIVGQVAFLVDIVLKFLVAYRDPDTYRIVYNPNSIALRYCKSSFIFDLLGCFPWDAIYKASGHKEELRYLLWIRLTRVLKVREFFTELEKDIRVNYLFTRIVKLIVVELYCTHTAACIFYYLATTLPESMEGYTWIGSLQLGDYSYSHFREIDLATRYVTSMYFAIVTMATVGYGDIHAINVREMIFVMIYVSFDMVLGAYLIGNMTAMIVKGSATERFRDKMKEVIRYMNRNRLGKDIREQIKGHLRLQYESSCTEASVLRDIPVSIRAKISQTLYMPYIERTPLFKGCSEEFLQQIVIRLQEEFFLPEEVILEQGSAVDQLYFVCQGALEGAAVGEDGQETILMLEQGNSFGEIAILCNIPQPYTVRVCELCRLLRLDKESFAHILEIYFTDGRKLLSNLTESDEYGKRVKHIESDITFHIGKQEEELTLRVNNAAFYGDLHQLTGLIRAGANPKNSDYDGRSPLHLAASRGYEDIVQFLIHQGADINLTADKFGNTPLLEAVRQGHDRVATLLFSKGAKLNLENAGSHLCIAVSKGDSDFIRGALAYGADPNSKDYDHRNPLHIAAAEGLYIMAKLLVEAGASVLATDRRGTTPLDEGHKSGSKPLIMLLEQAKADELSKFPTRGEEVRDKMHTRRCSVFPYHPWDTDAKRKEGVMLWIPHTINELIGSAQEKLGLSSSCMRLLCQDGATVQDVDMVNDGQKLYLVGDKDMGDSE, encoded by the exons GTTGTACCGGTCATGGACTAGGTTCATAGTGGGTTGGGCAGTGTACAGTTCCTTCCTTACACCCTTCGAATTTGGATTCTTCAGGGGACTCCCTAAGAAATTGTTCTTCTTGGACATAGTTGGTCAGGTTGCCTTCCTTGTTGATATTGTCCTGAAGTTTCTTGTGGCCTACCGTGACCCTGACACATACCGCATCGTATACAATCCAAACTCTATAGCCCTCCG GTATTGCAAATCAAGCTTCATTTTTGATCTCCTTGGTTGCTTTCCATGGGATGCTATCTACAAG GCTTCTGGCCATAAAGAAGAACTGAGATACCTACTATGGATTCGCTTAACACGAGTGCTGAAGGTCAGGGAATTCTTCACAGAATTGGAAAAGGACATCCGTGTGAATTACCTGTTCACAAGAATAGTAAAACTCATAGTTGTGGAGCTCTATTGTACACACACAGCAGCTTGTATCTTCTATTACCTGGCAACAACACTTCCTGAATCAATGGAGGGATATACATGGATCGGGAGCTTGCAGCTAGGAGACTATAGCTATTCCCATTTCAGGGAGATTGATCTTGCCACGCGTTATGTTACATCAATGTACTTTGCCATTGTCACCATGGCAACTGTTG GCTACGGTGACATTCATGCTATAAATGTTAGGGAAATGATATTTGTCATGATTTATGTTTCCTTTGATATGGTTCTTGGTGCTTACCTTATCGGTAACATGACTGCAATGATTGTGAAAGGCTCGGCAACCGAGCGATTCAGGGATAAAATGAAAGAAGTTATCAGGTATATGAACAGAAATAGACTTGGAAAGGACATCAGAGAACAGATCAAGGGGCATTTGAGGTTGCAGTATGAGAGCAGCTGCACTGAAGCCTCTGTACTTCGGGACATTCCTGTTTCTATTCGTGCAAAG ATTTCTCAAACACTGTACATGCCATACATTGAAAGGACTCCATTGTTCAAAGGATGTTCGGAAGAATTCCTTCAACAGATT GTGATTAGGCTgcaagaagagttcttcttaccaGAAGAAGTTATTTTGGAGCAAGGGAGTGCGGTTGACCAGTTATACTTTGTCTGTCAGGGTGCACTG GAAGGTGCTGCCGTTGGCGAAGATGGTCAAGAGACTATTCTTATGTTGGAGCAAGGGAATTCTTTTGGAGAAATTGCTATTCTCTGCAACATTCCACAGCCCTACACTGTTCGTGTTTGCGAACTTTGCAGGCTCTTACGGTTGGATAAAGAATCCTTCGCGCACATATTGGAGATTTATTTCACTGATGGAAGAAAACTTTTGAGCAATCTTACCGAG AGCGATGAATACGGCAAACGGGTTAAACACATAGAATCAGATATCACTTTCCATATAGGAAAGCAAGAGGAAGAGCTTACCTTAAGAGTTAATAACGCCGCTTTTTATGGCGACCTTCATCAGTTGACTGGCTTAATCCGGGCTGGAGCCAATCCAAAGAATAGTGATTATGATGGGCGGTCTCCTTTG CATCTTGCAGCTTCCAGAGGGTATGAAGATATTGTGCAGTTCCTTATCCATCAAGGGGCTGATATCAATCTGACTG CAGATAAATTTGGGAACACGCCCTTACTAGAGGCGGTGAGGCAGGGGCATGATAGAGTGGCCACATTACTCTTCAGCAAAGGAGCCAAGCTGAACCTCGAGAATGCCGGTAGCCATCTCTGCATAGCAGTATCGAAGGGAGACTCTGATTTCATTCGGGGGGCTCTAGCTTATGGTGCTGACCCAAACTCGAAAGACTACGACCACCGCAATCCTCTCCACATAGCTGCTGCAGAGGGCTTGTATATTATGGCGAAGTTGCTGGTAGAAGCTGGCGCAAGTGTGCTTGCAACAGACAG ACGCGGTACTACTCCTCTGGATGAAGGACACAAGTCCGGGAGTAAGCCACTTATAATGCTGCTTGAACAGGCGAAAGCCGACGAGCTCTCCAAGTTCCCCACACGAGGCGAAGAAGTGAGAG ATAAGATGCATACACGACGATGCTCCGTGTTCCCTTACCATCCATGGGATACTGATGCCAAGCGAAAGGAGGGGGTGATGTTGTGGATTCCTCACACTATCAATGAACTCATCGGGTCAGCCCAGGAGAAGCTGGGTTTGTCCAGCTCATGCATGCGCTTGCTCTGTCAGGATGGCGCGACGGTCCAGGATGTGGACATGGTCAATGACGGGCAGAAGCTCTATCTGGTTGGAGACAAGGACATGGGTGACAGCGAGTAG
- the LOC123149653 gene encoding potassium channel KOR1 isoform X2: MARGARSRRTPAGEEDAEKEYEVDVEPDRWKSSSSRNSRLELMGRLPPLRRLSRIPGAADADAGGGFLRGLVIHPDNKLYRSWTRFIVGWAVYSSFLTPFEFGFFRGLPKKLFFLDIVGQVAFLVDIVLKFLVAYRDPDTYRIVYNPNSIALRYCKSSFIFDLLGCFPWDAIYKASGHKEELRYLLWIRLTRVLKVREFFTELEKDIRVNYLFTRIVKLIVVELYCTHTAACIFYYLATTLPESMEGYTWIGSLQLGDYSYSHFREIDLATRYVTSMYFAIVTMATVGYGDIHAINVREMIFVMIYVSFDMVLGAYLIGNMTAMIVKGSATERFRDKMKEVIRYMNRNRLGKDIREQIKGHLRLQYESSCTEASVLRDIPVSIRAKISQTLYMPYIERTPLFKGCSEEFLQQIVIRLQEEFFLPEEVILEQGSAVDQLYFVCQGALEGAAVGEDGQETILMLEQGNSFGEIAILCNIPQPYTVRVCELCRLLRLDKESFAHILEIYFTDGRKLLSNLTESDEYGKRVKHIESDITFHIGKQEEELTLRVNNAAFYGDLHQLTGLIRAGANPKNSDYDGRSPLHLAASRGYEDIVQFLIHQGADINLTDKFGNTPLLEAVRQGHDRVATLLFSKGAKLNLENAGSHLCIAVSKGDSDFIRGALAYGADPNSKDYDHRNPLHIAAAEGLYIMAKLLVEAGASVLATDRRGTTPLDEGHKSGSKPLIMLLEQAKADELSKFPTRGEEVRDKMHTRRCSVFPYHPWDTDAKRKEGVMLWIPHTINELIGSAQEKLGLSSSCMRLLCQDGATVQDVDMVNDGQKLYLVGDKDMGDSE, from the exons GTTGTACCGGTCATGGACTAGGTTCATAGTGGGTTGGGCAGTGTACAGTTCCTTCCTTACACCCTTCGAATTTGGATTCTTCAGGGGACTCCCTAAGAAATTGTTCTTCTTGGACATAGTTGGTCAGGTTGCCTTCCTTGTTGATATTGTCCTGAAGTTTCTTGTGGCCTACCGTGACCCTGACACATACCGCATCGTATACAATCCAAACTCTATAGCCCTCCG GTATTGCAAATCAAGCTTCATTTTTGATCTCCTTGGTTGCTTTCCATGGGATGCTATCTACAAG GCTTCTGGCCATAAAGAAGAACTGAGATACCTACTATGGATTCGCTTAACACGAGTGCTGAAGGTCAGGGAATTCTTCACAGAATTGGAAAAGGACATCCGTGTGAATTACCTGTTCACAAGAATAGTAAAACTCATAGTTGTGGAGCTCTATTGTACACACACAGCAGCTTGTATCTTCTATTACCTGGCAACAACACTTCCTGAATCAATGGAGGGATATACATGGATCGGGAGCTTGCAGCTAGGAGACTATAGCTATTCCCATTTCAGGGAGATTGATCTTGCCACGCGTTATGTTACATCAATGTACTTTGCCATTGTCACCATGGCAACTGTTG GCTACGGTGACATTCATGCTATAAATGTTAGGGAAATGATATTTGTCATGATTTATGTTTCCTTTGATATGGTTCTTGGTGCTTACCTTATCGGTAACATGACTGCAATGATTGTGAAAGGCTCGGCAACCGAGCGATTCAGGGATAAAATGAAAGAAGTTATCAGGTATATGAACAGAAATAGACTTGGAAAGGACATCAGAGAACAGATCAAGGGGCATTTGAGGTTGCAGTATGAGAGCAGCTGCACTGAAGCCTCTGTACTTCGGGACATTCCTGTTTCTATTCGTGCAAAG ATTTCTCAAACACTGTACATGCCATACATTGAAAGGACTCCATTGTTCAAAGGATGTTCGGAAGAATTCCTTCAACAGATT GTGATTAGGCTgcaagaagagttcttcttaccaGAAGAAGTTATTTTGGAGCAAGGGAGTGCGGTTGACCAGTTATACTTTGTCTGTCAGGGTGCACTG GAAGGTGCTGCCGTTGGCGAAGATGGTCAAGAGACTATTCTTATGTTGGAGCAAGGGAATTCTTTTGGAGAAATTGCTATTCTCTGCAACATTCCACAGCCCTACACTGTTCGTGTTTGCGAACTTTGCAGGCTCTTACGGTTGGATAAAGAATCCTTCGCGCACATATTGGAGATTTATTTCACTGATGGAAGAAAACTTTTGAGCAATCTTACCGAG AGCGATGAATACGGCAAACGGGTTAAACACATAGAATCAGATATCACTTTCCATATAGGAAAGCAAGAGGAAGAGCTTACCTTAAGAGTTAATAACGCCGCTTTTTATGGCGACCTTCATCAGTTGACTGGCTTAATCCGGGCTGGAGCCAATCCAAAGAATAGTGATTATGATGGGCGGTCTCCTTTG CATCTTGCAGCTTCCAGAGGGTATGAAGATATTGTGCAGTTCCTTATCCATCAAGGGGCTGATATCAATCTGACTG ATAAATTTGGGAACACGCCCTTACTAGAGGCGGTGAGGCAGGGGCATGATAGAGTGGCCACATTACTCTTCAGCAAAGGAGCCAAGCTGAACCTCGAGAATGCCGGTAGCCATCTCTGCATAGCAGTATCGAAGGGAGACTCTGATTTCATTCGGGGGGCTCTAGCTTATGGTGCTGACCCAAACTCGAAAGACTACGACCACCGCAATCCTCTCCACATAGCTGCTGCAGAGGGCTTGTATATTATGGCGAAGTTGCTGGTAGAAGCTGGCGCAAGTGTGCTTGCAACAGACAG ACGCGGTACTACTCCTCTGGATGAAGGACACAAGTCCGGGAGTAAGCCACTTATAATGCTGCTTGAACAGGCGAAAGCCGACGAGCTCTCCAAGTTCCCCACACGAGGCGAAGAAGTGAGAG ATAAGATGCATACACGACGATGCTCCGTGTTCCCTTACCATCCATGGGATACTGATGCCAAGCGAAAGGAGGGGGTGATGTTGTGGATTCCTCACACTATCAATGAACTCATCGGGTCAGCCCAGGAGAAGCTGGGTTTGTCCAGCTCATGCATGCGCTTGCTCTGTCAGGATGGCGCGACGGTCCAGGATGTGGACATGGTCAATGACGGGCAGAAGCTCTATCTGGTTGGAGACAAGGACATGGGTGACAGCGAGTAG